The proteins below come from a single Streptomyces sp. MRC013 genomic window:
- a CDS encoding zinc metalloprotease, producing MRALVRISPKTRRRVLGTAALAGTLALLPLSAPTGAAAQTAPLSAPTGAAAGECVEEAGASAHARESRPSDGVHAHEPNEVSAAKTQAMEADLQKKLKAAKAGGADGNRFGTAAASVTIPVYFHVVHDGAKGKLTATDINGQMAVLNASFGGQGTGNTVTGFQFTLAGTTYTDNAAWYNLSSGSPEEKAMKSTLRRGGPDALNFYTANLSDGLLGWATFPSSYSSNPSMDGVVVLDASLPGGTAANYNQGDTGTHEVGHWMGLYHTFQGGCSGQGDYVADTAAEKAPAYACPTGQDSCTRQAGVDPIHNFMDYTYDSCMYQFTGGQVKRMQDHWTAYRAR from the coding sequence ATGCGTGCTCTTGTTCGTATATCTCCGAAGACGCGCCGTCGTGTACTCGGTACGGCCGCGCTGGCCGGAACGCTGGCGCTCCTCCCGCTCTCGGCCCCGACGGGCGCCGCCGCACAGACCGCGCCGCTCTCGGCCCCGACGGGCGCCGCCGCCGGGGAGTGCGTCGAGGAGGCGGGCGCGAGCGCCCACGCGCGCGAGTCCCGTCCCTCGGACGGCGTCCACGCGCACGAGCCCAACGAGGTCTCCGCCGCCAAGACCCAGGCCATGGAGGCCGACCTCCAGAAGAAGCTGAAGGCCGCCAAGGCCGGGGGAGCGGACGGCAACCGGTTCGGCACGGCCGCCGCCTCGGTCACCATCCCGGTGTACTTCCACGTCGTCCACGACGGCGCCAAGGGCAAGCTGACCGCGACGGACATCAACGGCCAGATGGCCGTCCTCAACGCCTCGTTCGGCGGCCAGGGCACCGGCAACACCGTCACCGGCTTCCAGTTCACGCTGGCCGGCACCACCTACACGGACAACGCCGCCTGGTACAACCTCTCCTCCGGTTCCCCCGAGGAGAAGGCGATGAAGAGCACCCTCCGCCGGGGCGGCCCCGACGCGCTGAACTTCTACACCGCCAACCTCAGCGACGGCCTCCTCGGCTGGGCGACCTTCCCGTCCTCGTACAGCTCCAACCCGTCCATGGACGGCGTCGTCGTCCTCGACGCGTCGCTGCCCGGCGGTACCGCCGCCAACTACAACCAGGGCGACACCGGCACCCACGAGGTCGGCCACTGGATGGGCCTCTACCACACCTTCCAGGGCGGCTGCAGCGGCCAGGGCGACTACGTCGCCGACACCGCCGCCGAGAAGGCCCCGGCGTACGCGTGCCCGACGGGCCAGGACTCCTGCACCCGCCAGGCCGGCGTGGACCCGATCCACAACTTCATGGACTACACGTACGACTCCTGCATGTACCAGTTCACCGGCGGTCAGGTGAAGCGCATGCAGGACCACTGGACGGCGTACCGGGCGCGCTGA
- a CDS encoding alkaline phosphatase D family protein, with protein sequence MTNRNPSPTAPSRRTVVKAAAVSAAAVSAAGSVVLPGTATAVANTSAPAFLHGVASGDPLPDGILLWTRVTPSPDALPGSGEGADTEVGWEVAEDGGFTRTVARGTVAATAETDHTVKVDVRGLRPATSYWFRFTAGAPGAGAVSPVGRTRTTPGYDDPVQGVRFGVASCANWEAGHFAAYGHLAARTDLDAVLHLGDYIYEYGTGEYPRTGDVLRPHEPRHETVTLADYRLRHAAYKSDAHLQALHSAHPVIAIWDDHEVADDMWSGGAGNHTPGAEGDWAARVTAAKRAYFEWMPVRTSTEGTVYRRLRYGKLADLHLLDLRSFRSRQAPAGSGAVDDPDRTITGRAQLDWLKAGLASSDATWRLVGTSVMVSPVAFGSLPAHLLKPVAELLGLPAGGLAVNTDQWDGYTDDRRELLAHLRERAVRNTVFLTGDIHMAWANDVPVAAATYPRSPSAATEFVVTSVTSDNLDDILRVPANTASVAAVAALKAANRHVHWIDMDHHGYGVLDVTPERSQMDYYVLSDRTAPDASDRWTRSYRTLSGTQRVERVYTPVR encoded by the coding sequence GTGACCAATCGAAACCCCAGTCCCACCGCCCCCAGCCGGCGCACCGTCGTCAAGGCCGCCGCCGTCTCCGCCGCCGCCGTCTCCGCCGCCGGATCCGTGGTCCTCCCGGGTACCGCCACCGCCGTCGCGAACACCTCCGCCCCCGCCTTCCTCCACGGTGTCGCCTCCGGCGACCCGCTCCCCGACGGGATCCTGCTCTGGACCCGCGTGACGCCCTCCCCCGACGCCCTGCCCGGCTCCGGCGAGGGGGCCGACACCGAGGTGGGATGGGAGGTCGCCGAGGACGGGGGCTTCACCCGGACCGTCGCGCGCGGCACCGTCGCCGCCACCGCCGAGACCGACCACACGGTCAAGGTGGACGTGCGCGGACTGCGGCCGGCGACGTCCTACTGGTTCCGGTTCACCGCGGGGGCGCCCGGCGCCGGGGCCGTCTCGCCGGTGGGCCGGACCCGTACGACACCCGGGTACGACGACCCGGTGCAGGGCGTCCGGTTCGGTGTCGCGTCCTGCGCCAACTGGGAGGCCGGTCACTTCGCCGCGTACGGCCACCTCGCCGCCCGTACCGACCTGGACGCCGTCCTCCACCTCGGCGACTACATATACGAGTACGGCACCGGGGAGTACCCGAGGACCGGAGACGTGCTGCGTCCCCACGAGCCGCGCCACGAGACCGTCACGCTGGCCGACTACCGGCTGAGGCACGCCGCCTACAAGTCCGACGCCCACCTGCAGGCCCTCCACTCCGCGCACCCGGTGATCGCGATCTGGGACGACCACGAGGTCGCCGACGACATGTGGTCCGGCGGCGCGGGGAACCACACCCCCGGCGCCGAAGGCGACTGGGCCGCGCGCGTGACGGCCGCGAAGCGCGCCTACTTCGAGTGGATGCCCGTGCGCACCTCCACCGAGGGCACGGTCTACCGGCGGCTGCGCTACGGCAAGCTCGCCGACCTGCACCTGCTCGACCTCCGCTCCTTCCGCTCCCGGCAGGCACCCGCCGGCAGCGGCGCGGTCGACGACCCGGACCGCACGATCACCGGCCGCGCCCAGCTGGACTGGCTGAAAGCGGGGCTGGCGTCCTCGGACGCGACCTGGCGGCTGGTGGGCACGTCGGTGATGGTCTCGCCGGTCGCCTTCGGCTCCCTCCCGGCGCACCTGCTGAAGCCCGTGGCCGAATTGCTGGGTCTGCCGGCGGGGGGACTGGCGGTCAACACGGACCAGTGGGACGGCTACACGGACGACCGCCGGGAGCTGCTGGCGCACCTCCGGGAGCGGGCCGTCCGCAACACCGTCTTCCTCACCGGCGACATCCACATGGCGTGGGCCAACGACGTGCCGGTCGCGGCCGCCACGTACCCGCGGTCGCCGTCCGCCGCGACCGAGTTCGTCGTCACGTCCGTGACCTCGGACAACCTGGACGACATCCTCCGCGTCCCGGCGAACACCGCCTCGGTGGCCGCCGTCGCCGCGCTGAAGGCGGCCAACCGCCACGTGCACTGGATCGACATGGACCACCACGGCTACGGCGTCCTGGACGTGACGCCGGAGCGCTCGCAGATGGACTACTACGTCCTCTCCGACCGCACGGCCCCGGACGCCTCGGACAGGTGGACGCGCTCGTACCGGACGCTGAGCGGAACGCAGAGAGTGGAGCGGGTGTACACACCGGTGCGATGA